One Oceanotoga teriensis DNA segment encodes these proteins:
- a CDS encoding prolyl oligopeptidase family serine peptidase: protein MGEFNYPKTKKVNQIDEFFGVKVKDPYRWMENEDDPDLKIWINQQNEIVKDYMQKIPYKEEIKQKIKNINKYTKYMPTTKIGTKIVYRQNENLQNQDIIKMYDETTDEEKILIDCNDLSIDGTTTAYITSKSKDNKYITYNISESGSDWQKIKIKNIETNEELKDEINWVKFGIISWYKDGFYYTGYEKQNKLSSKNESMKIYYHKLNTSQENDEIIYQDSENPERFVLAMVTHDEKYLMIITTTGTYGEEIKIKKINSEEKEKLLFEGFDYEYQYIGNIENELLFITNKDAPNNKIIKINPETLKEKDFIKESNSKLEYITKTKDKFYINYLEDVQSKLIQFDINGKFEKAIPLPDKGIIFDLIGNQTTTKIYYIFSSLTYPETIMSYDSKTGKTEIFKKPDTSFNSEDYITEQIFYNSKDNTSIPMFIVRHKNTQLNSNNPTILYAYGGFDISVMPVFNPYKIPLLEMGGIYAIANIRGGGEYGQKWHKTGMMHKKQNVFDDFIAAAEYLIQKKYTSKEKLAIEGRSNGGLLIGAVINQRPDLFRVAFPTVGVMDMLRFHKFTIGWGWKVEYGCAEDDKEQFNTIYKYSPLHNIKQTQYPAIMVRTADHDDRVVPAHSFKYTATLQEISQSKNPILIRIDTKSGHGMGKSMEKLIDENADTIAFMLYNMEIQKI from the coding sequence ATGGGAGAGTTTAATTATCCGAAAACAAAAAAAGTAAATCAAATTGATGAATTCTTTGGAGTAAAAGTAAAAGATCCATACAGGTGGATGGAAAATGAAGATGATCCAGATTTAAAAATTTGGATAAATCAACAAAATGAAATTGTAAAAGATTATATGCAAAAAATACCTTATAAAGAAGAAATAAAACAAAAAATAAAAAATATAAACAAATATACAAAATATATGCCAACAACAAAAATAGGAACAAAAATAGTATATAGACAAAATGAAAATCTTCAAAATCAAGACATAATAAAAATGTATGATGAAACAACTGATGAAGAAAAAATATTAATAGACTGTAATGATCTTTCAATAGATGGAACAACAACTGCATATATAACGAGCAAATCAAAAGACAACAAATATATAACTTATAATATTTCAGAATCTGGATCAGATTGGCAAAAAATTAAAATTAAAAATATAGAAACTAATGAAGAATTAAAAGATGAAATAAACTGGGTAAAATTTGGAATAATAAGTTGGTATAAAGATGGCTTTTATTACACTGGTTATGAAAAACAAAATAAATTATCTTCAAAAAATGAATCTATGAAAATATACTATCATAAACTAAATACCTCACAAGAAAATGATGAAATAATATATCAAGACTCAGAAAATCCTGAACGTTTTGTTCTTGCAATGGTGACTCATGACGAAAAATATCTCATGATAATAACAACTACAGGGACATATGGTGAAGAAATAAAAATCAAAAAAATAAACTCCGAAGAAAAAGAAAAATTATTATTTGAAGGGTTTGACTATGAATACCAATATATAGGAAACATAGAAAATGAACTTCTTTTCATAACCAATAAAGATGCCCCAAATAATAAAATAATAAAAATAAATCCAGAAACATTAAAAGAAAAAGATTTTATAAAAGAATCAAATTCAAAATTAGAATACATAACAAAAACAAAAGATAAATTCTATATAAACTATCTCGAAGATGTACAATCAAAATTAATACAATTCGACATAAATGGAAAATTCGAAAAAGCAATCCCTTTACCTGATAAGGGAATAATATTTGACTTAATAGGTAATCAAACAACTACAAAGATATACTATATATTCTCGTCATTAACATATCCAGAAACAATAATGAGTTACGATTCAAAAACTGGAAAAACAGAAATATTCAAAAAACCAGACACATCTTTTAATTCAGAAGATTATATAACAGAACAAATATTTTATAATTCAAAAGATAATACATCAATTCCAATGTTCATAGTAAGGCATAAAAACACACAATTAAACTCAAATAATCCAACGATATTGTATGCATATGGAGGATTCGATATATCTGTAATGCCAGTATTCAATCCATATAAAATTCCACTACTTGAAATGGGAGGAATATATGCAATAGCAAATATAAGAGGTGGAGGCGAATATGGCCAAAAATGGCATAAAACTGGAATGATGCATAAAAAACAAAATGTTTTTGATGATTTTATAGCTGCCGCAGAATATCTAATACAAAAAAAATATACTTCCAAAGAAAAACTCGCAATTGAAGGAAGATCCAACGGTGGTCTTTTAATAGGGGCTGTAATAAATCAAAGACCAGATTTATTTAGAGTTGCCTTTCCAACAGTTGGGGTAATGGATATGTTAAGATTTCATAAATTTACAATTGGTTGGGGTTGGAAAGTTGAATACGGATGTGCTGAAGATGATAAAGAACAATTCAACACCATTTATAAATACTCACCTTTACACAATATAAAACAAACACAATATCCTGCAATAATGGTTAGAACAGCAGATCATGATGATAGAGTAGTACCTGCACATTCATTTAAATATACTGCAACACTTCAAGAAATATCTCAAAGCAAAAATCCAATCTTAATAAGAATAGATACAAAATCAGGACATG